Proteins encoded within one genomic window of uncultured Draconibacterium sp.:
- a CDS encoding SusF/SusE family outer membrane protein, whose amino-acid sequence MKNLKYFLIIVLAVFTFACEEDFMIPPVTSVVEGTPPEWTNVPSSEIDTILFKKNEKETILNLGWSAPVYADNVGVRYFLQIDSKGSDFSNPIEFDRISATEMVVTIGELNSKLITRYAPVEKVEIELRIRAASNEDLADLYTSAFSMKVTPYLDVPVPETLFMTGTATAVGFDNSLAAGKDGDVFVKYLQLTQDGLFHFTDNLSDGYVYNFGKFASLSSNIVAAADEDGNFKFTGETGWYEVRADFTNSELTIAPYMFGSVTYTHNPAEVFLVGDYNADVPAWSPENSPQMTEKSEGVYSIETTIKDGAMLKFVGQPSWGDLDWGNLGADGSDGVIGPKGKNGNITFDGGDKTYIVTLDLNKGTYTIEEAAIYIVGDATEAGWDIANAIELKWRSGHNAYMGYIPLKSGYFKFFPVKGSWDNGMGRINDSEDPKGGLLGGENKDIPSMNTSSDYKLYRIAVWYDDDASSYKYSVLDAEMVLVGDATPAGWSIDNGFNMVYAGEGKWVTYVDMNASGGYKFFYESGNWNSGYKEYDAINKPGELSLEGGDPNISTPGEGYYKLTIDTYNMTYTKEAIATRKMYLVGSPNSWDIDAGIEMTWDDANKEWTLTTDLAADDAFKIFAESGNWNSGFKFNYGMLSFEGGDPNISTPDGAGNYTIKFSLAKRTLTFTKN is encoded by the coding sequence ATGAAGAATCTAAAATATTTTCTAATTATTGTCCTGGCGGTTTTCACCTTTGCTTGTGAAGAGGATTTTATGATACCGCCGGTAACATCTGTGGTTGAAGGCACTCCGCCGGAGTGGACAAATGTGCCTTCTTCAGAAATAGATACCATACTTTTCAAAAAGAATGAAAAAGAGACAATCCTAAACCTGGGATGGTCAGCACCGGTGTATGCCGATAATGTGGGGGTACGCTACTTTCTGCAAATCGATTCGAAAGGAAGCGATTTTTCAAACCCAATTGAGTTTGACAGGATATCTGCAACCGAAATGGTAGTTACTATTGGCGAGCTTAACAGCAAGTTAATAACACGCTATGCCCCTGTAGAAAAAGTGGAGATTGAATTGCGGATCAGAGCTGCATCTAATGAAGACCTGGCAGACCTGTATACTAGCGCATTTTCAATGAAAGTGACACCCTACCTGGATGTACCGGTTCCTGAAACATTGTTTATGACTGGAACTGCAACAGCTGTTGGTTTCGATAATTCGCTTGCTGCGGGTAAAGACGGAGATGTATTTGTTAAATACCTTCAGCTCACACAGGATGGGTTGTTCCATTTCACCGATAACCTGAGCGATGGCTATGTATACAACTTTGGTAAGTTTGCAAGCCTTTCTTCAAATATTGTTGCAGCTGCCGACGAAGACGGTAACTTCAAATTTACCGGGGAAACCGGATGGTACGAGGTAAGAGCCGACTTTACAAACAGCGAACTGACCATTGCTCCTTACATGTTTGGCTCTGTAACCTATACACATAATCCGGCAGAGGTATTCCTTGTAGGCGACTACAATGCAGATGTACCGGCATGGAGTCCTGAAAATTCACCGCAAATGACTGAAAAATCAGAAGGCGTTTACTCCATCGAAACAACTATTAAAGACGGAGCAATGCTGAAATTCGTTGGCCAGCCTAGCTGGGGCGACCTCGACTGGGGAAATTTAGGTGCTGATGGTTCCGATGGTGTTATCGGCCCAAAAGGCAAAAACGGAAACATAACATTTGATGGTGGCGACAAGACTTACATTGTTACTCTGGATTTAAACAAAGGTACATATACCATAGAAGAAGCGGCTATATATATTGTAGGTGATGCAACCGAGGCTGGTTGGGATATTGCTAATGCAATTGAACTAAAATGGCGCTCGGGCCATAATGCTTACATGGGATATATTCCGTTAAAGAGTGGTTATTTTAAATTTTTCCCGGTTAAAGGCAGTTGGGATAATGGAATGGGAAGAATTAACGATTCTGAAGATCCTAAAGGCGGTTTACTAGGTGGCGAGAACAAGGATATTCCAAGCATGAATACTTCTTCTGATTATAAATTATACCGGATTGCTGTTTGGTACGACGATGATGCAAGTTCTTATAAATACTCGGTTTTGGATGCCGAAATGGTTCTTGTTGGAGATGCAACGCCAGCCGGCTGGTCTATCGATAATGGATTCAACATGGTATATGCAGGAGAAGGCAAATGGGTAACTTATGTTGATATGAATGCCTCGGGAGGTTACAAATTCTTCTATGAATCCGGAAACTGGAACTCTGGCTATAAAGAATATGATGCCATAAACAAACCGGGCGAATTATCTCTTGAAGGTGGAGATCCGAATATCTCAACACCGGGCGAAGGTTATTATAAGCTAACCATTGACACTTATAACATGACCTACACCAAAGAAGCTATTGCAACCAGGAAGATGTATTTGGTGGGTTCTCCTAATAGCTGGGATATAGATGCAGGCATTGAAATGACCTGGGATGATGCAAACAAAGAATGGACTCTAACCACCGATCTGGCAGCCGATGATGCATTCAAGATTTTTGCAGAATCAGGCAACTGGAACAGTGGATTTAAGTTCAATTACGGCATGCTTAGTTTCGAAGGTGGAGATCCTAATATTTCAACACCGGATGGTGCCGGAAACTACACCATTAAATTTAGCCTGGCCAAAAGAACTTTGACATTTACGAAAAATTAA
- a CDS encoding alpha-amylase family glycosyl hydrolase, producing the protein MIRLRFLLGICFFLMLGPALGQVTTDPAFPVAGEAVKIIFDATQGTAGLQDYTGDIYAHTGVITDQSTSGSDWKYVIADWNVNTDKAKLTRVSTNIYELEITPDITSFYGVPSSEKTEQLAFVFRSFDGSLEGKASGGADIFVDVYEAGLAIEITDPADNSVLQKNQPVNISASSSVDADLKLYSNETLIAQNTGNTISASYTFTESGSNWLIAEASSAGETLRDSISVFIREDVITETKPANYKKGINYIDDNTAALVLWAPLKEFVYVTGDFNNWQLSDAYLMKKDGDYFWLELTDLEAGKEYAYQYLIDGNIRIADPYTEKILDPWNDSYINEATYPNLKAYPEGLTEGIVSVLQTTQPEYNWQVTDFVMPEKEKLVIYELLVRDFTTGHTYQGVIDQLDYLADLRINVLELMPVNEFEGNSSWGYNPSFYFAPDKYYGPKEKLKELVDECHQRGIAVVIDMVLNHSYGQSPFVQMYWNNSGKPDTDNPWYNEESNFQNPDAQWGYDFNHESTATRQLVDSISSFWMTEYKVDGFRFDFTKGFSNTPYAPSSWGSEYDADRIANLKRMSDEIWKRNPGALVIFEHLADNSEETELANHGIMLWGNLNYSYGETAMGYNDNLNWGIYSNRGWDEPNLVTYMESHDEERLTYKCLAYGKSAGAYNTQDLTTALDRMELNSVFFIPLPGPKMIWQFGERGYDQSINRCTDGTINNDCRLSEKPPFWNYLENTDRTDLFQVMAKLNELKQKYDVFSPDNAEYSMAGITKWYKLSKGDNHVVGLGNFDVVENDIVLTFPTAGKYYEFFSGDSIEVTSSSQTFTFDPGEYRLYSTQQFEEPSIVTDIDEIENTADNLQIYPNPVSGKLTVSSDKTISTIQLFSVAGTMQFETSDVSENKVEINVQDYTPGVYLIRVIQDGDSSTQKVLVK; encoded by the coding sequence ATGATCCGTTTGCGTTTCCTTTTGGGTATTTGCTTTTTTCTGATGTTAGGCCCTGCACTTGGGCAGGTTACTACTGATCCTGCATTTCCAGTGGCTGGCGAAGCTGTAAAAATAATCTTTGATGCCACTCAGGGAACTGCCGGATTACAAGATTATACAGGCGATATTTATGCCCACACCGGAGTTATTACCGACCAAAGCACATCGGGTTCTGACTGGAAATATGTGATAGCCGACTGGAATGTAAATACAGACAAAGCTAAGCTAACACGCGTTTCAACAAATATTTATGAACTTGAAATTACGCCCGACATTACGTCGTTTTATGGCGTACCTTCTTCCGAAAAAACAGAACAATTGGCGTTTGTTTTCCGCAGTTTCGATGGTAGTTTGGAAGGCAAAGCAAGCGGAGGAGCTGATATTTTTGTTGATGTTTACGAAGCAGGATTAGCTATTGAAATTACCGACCCTGCAGATAACAGTGTATTGCAGAAAAATCAACCGGTAAATATTTCGGCAAGTTCTTCTGTTGATGCCGACCTCAAACTGTATTCAAATGAAACTCTCATCGCTCAAAACACAGGAAACACGATTTCGGCAAGCTATACTTTTACTGAAAGTGGCAGCAACTGGCTGATTGCAGAAGCAAGCTCAGCCGGAGAAACACTTCGCGACTCTATTTCGGTTTTTATTCGCGAAGATGTAATTACTGAAACAAAACCAGCCAACTACAAAAAAGGAATCAACTACATCGACGATAACACCGCAGCACTGGTACTGTGGGCACCATTAAAAGAATTTGTGTATGTAACCGGCGATTTTAACAACTGGCAACTTTCTGACGCCTACCTGATGAAAAAAGACGGCGATTATTTTTGGCTCGAACTTACCGATTTGGAGGCCGGAAAAGAATACGCCTATCAATATCTCATTGACGGAAATATCCGCATTGCAGACCCTTACACCGAAAAAATATTAGATCCCTGGAACGATAGCTACATCAACGAAGCTACTTATCCCAACCTGAAAGCTTACCCGGAAGGTTTAACCGAGGGCATTGTTTCAGTGTTACAAACAACACAACCTGAATACAACTGGCAGGTAACCGACTTTGTAATGCCGGAAAAAGAAAAACTGGTTATTTACGAATTGCTCGTTCGCGATTTTACCACCGGGCACACCTACCAGGGAGTTATCGACCAACTGGATTACCTGGCAGACCTGCGTATTAATGTACTGGAACTGATGCCGGTTAACGAGTTTGAAGGAAACAGCAGTTGGGGCTATAATCCGTCGTTCTATTTTGCGCCCGACAAATATTATGGTCCAAAAGAAAAATTAAAGGAACTGGTTGATGAATGCCACCAACGAGGAATTGCGGTGGTAATTGATATGGTTTTAAACCACAGTTACGGACAGAGTCCGTTTGTGCAAATGTATTGGAACAATTCTGGTAAACCGGATACCGATAATCCGTGGTACAACGAGGAAAGCAACTTTCAGAATCCGGATGCACAGTGGGGATACGATTTTAACCACGAAAGTACTGCAACCCGCCAACTGGTCGACAGTATTTCCTCATTTTGGATGACCGAATACAAAGTTGACGGTTTCCGTTTTGATTTCACAAAAGGATTTTCAAACACGCCTTATGCCCCGTCAAGCTGGGGTAGTGAATATGATGCCGACCGTATTGCCAACCTGAAACGAATGAGCGACGAAATCTGGAAACGGAATCCCGGTGCGCTGGTAATTTTTGAACATCTTGCCGATAATTCGGAAGAAACAGAGCTGGCTAACCACGGCATTATGCTTTGGGGAAACCTGAACTATTCGTACGGAGAAACAGCCATGGGCTACAACGATAATTTGAACTGGGGAATTTATTCGAATCGTGGTTGGGACGAACCCAATTTGGTTACTTACATGGAAAGCCACGATGAAGAGCGGCTTACCTATAAATGCTTAGCTTACGGAAAATCGGCCGGTGCTTACAACACGCAGGATTTAACAACAGCACTCGACAGAATGGAACTAAACTCGGTGTTTTTTATTCCACTTCCCGGCCCAAAAATGATCTGGCAATTTGGCGAACGAGGTTACGACCAGTCAATTAACCGCTGCACTGATGGCACGATAAACAACGATTGCCGCCTCTCGGAGAAACCTCCTTTCTGGAATTACCTGGAAAACACCGACCGTACCGACCTGTTTCAAGTGATGGCAAAACTAAACGAACTCAAACAAAAATATGATGTGTTTTCACCCGACAATGCTGAATATAGCATGGCTGGAATTACCAAATGGTATAAGTTAAGCAAAGGCGACAATCATGTTGTTGGATTAGGCAACTTCGATGTTGTTGAAAATGATATCGTTCTTACCTTCCCGACAGCAGGAAAATACTACGAATTTTTTAGTGGCGACTCGATTGAAGTGACAAGTTCCAGTCAAACTTTTACTTTTGACCCGGGCGAATATCGTCTATACTCAACACAACAGTTTGAAGAGCCGAGCATTGTTACTGATATAGATGAAATAGAAAATACCGCCGATAATTTGCAAATTTATCCGAACCCGGTTTCCGGCAAATTAACAGTAAGCTCAGATAAAACCATTTCTACCATTCAGCTATTTTCGGTTGCAGGAACTATGCAATTTGAAACTAGCGACGTAAGTGAAAACAAAGTGGAAATTAATGTACAAGATTATACTCCGGGTGTATATTTAATCCGTGTTATACAAGACGGAGACAGCAGCACACAAAAGGTTTTGGTAAAATAG
- a CDS encoding IS4 family transposase, producing the protein MSMFKGHNIQISQLLSVIPEALLSELSSTSKVDHYAKVLHGKKLFYLLLYGILENEKLSQRTLEDTFNDPVFKLLFDLEKKETVRRSSISERLSKIDAGYFRQIYECIYDQFSSVYIETERHKHNLIRVDSTIVSDTAGKLMEGINNVGKKAVKYSVAFDGILPCEFKAFTNSSYSSEDIALPEVVLSHVKKEASHQSIYVLDRGLQSTKTMKTFTQNSIRFICRAKEHRKYIELESLISEGQKLDFGESTLITDSRVQLYTGLPIKNKQGNIHYREELVDTEFRLVIIESKEDEGQQYWFISNDFELSTKEIAHAYRRRWDIEVFFRFLKQELNTSHLVSLNKNGMEIMIYMTLIVAMLVLIYKKANRIGYKTAKRRIVMEVRTLAIAVIVTQCGGDPSLFFKT; encoded by the coding sequence ATGTCAATGTTTAAAGGACACAATATTCAAATCAGTCAACTTTTAAGTGTTATCCCGGAAGCACTATTATCGGAGTTATCTTCTACCTCGAAGGTCGATCACTATGCCAAAGTACTGCATGGTAAAAAGCTGTTTTATTTGCTGCTGTATGGAATTTTAGAAAACGAGAAGTTAAGTCAACGTACTTTAGAAGATACTTTTAATGATCCGGTATTTAAACTGTTGTTTGACCTGGAAAAGAAGGAGACTGTTCGACGGAGCTCTATCTCTGAAAGATTATCAAAAATTGATGCAGGCTATTTTAGGCAAATCTATGAATGTATTTACGACCAGTTTTCTTCTGTTTACATTGAAACAGAAAGGCACAAACATAATCTGATACGCGTTGACAGCACAATTGTTAGTGATACTGCTGGCAAGTTAATGGAAGGCATTAATAACGTAGGAAAGAAAGCTGTAAAGTACAGCGTAGCCTTTGATGGCATTTTGCCCTGTGAGTTTAAAGCCTTTACAAACTCCAGCTATTCCAGTGAAGATATCGCTTTGCCCGAAGTTGTTTTGAGTCATGTAAAAAAAGAAGCTAGTCACCAAAGTATATACGTACTTGATAGAGGGTTGCAGTCAACAAAAACAATGAAAACTTTTACTCAAAACTCTATAAGGTTTATATGCAGGGCGAAAGAGCATAGAAAATATATAGAATTAGAATCCCTTATCTCTGAAGGTCAAAAACTTGATTTTGGAGAATCTACATTAATAACAGACAGCAGAGTGCAATTGTATACCGGGCTGCCTATTAAAAATAAGCAAGGAAACATCCATTATCGAGAAGAGTTAGTGGATACTGAGTTTCGGTTGGTAATTATTGAAAGTAAGGAGGATGAAGGACAGCAATATTGGTTTATATCTAACGACTTTGAGCTTTCTACAAAAGAAATAGCCCATGCGTATAGACGAAGGTGGGATATTGAAGTATTTTTTAGATTTCTGAAACAAGAATTAAACACAAGCCATCTTGTTTCTTTAAATAAAAACGGAATGGAAATAATGATATACATGACTCTCATTGTAGCCATGCTCGTTTTAATCTATAAGAAAGCAAATCGTATTGGTTACAAAACTGCCAAAAGAAGAATAGTCATGGAGGTTCGAACCCTTGCTATAGCGGTGATTGTAACTCAATGTGGCGGTGATCCCAGCTTGTTTTTTAAAACATAA